In Colletotrichum higginsianum IMI 349063 chromosome 3, whole genome shotgun sequence, a genomic segment contains:
- a CDS encoding CFEM domain-containing protein, translating into MPVRLAETTPAAPAPTISAVALTTTFTPPAQCAENHLTMLVGALEKIWINEPVPLPNQTTSSCYPSEWLGGYQSVMSKSSSIAPYMSPLVCPDGWNTESSTWANGYIACCASGFTFAAPSKAIDTDRPAYGGTCYSNFDLSQTATVTVYNPEELSTTIDWVATTTPAQAYAHPIDGIAADYTPSATAGSAVTGTDGAGVAVKTGENAAPHRGGNSRAAFVIGFLLASLVAW; encoded by the exons ATGCCTGTCCGCCTAGCAGAGACCACcccggccgcgccggcaccgaccatctcggcggtggccttgacgacgaccttCACGCCGCCCGCGCAATGCGCCGAGAACCACCTGACGATGCTGGTCGGCGCCCTGGAGAAGATTTGGATCAACGAGCCGGTGCCCCTGCCCAACCAGACGACCTCGTCATGCTACCCGTCGGAATGGCTCGGCGGATACCAATCCGTCATGTCCAAGTCCAGCTCCATCGCGCCCTACATGAGCCCCCTGGTGTGTCCTGACGGGTGGAACACGGAGAGCAGCACCTGGGCAAACGGCTACATTGCGTGTTGCGCGTC TGGCTTCACCTTCGCCGCGCCATCAAAGGCCATCGACACCGACCGCCCGGCCTACGGCGGCACATGCTACAGCAACTTCGACCTCAGCCAGACGGCCACCGTCACGGTATACAACCCGGAGGAGCTGTCGACGACCATCGACTGGgtggccacgacgacgcccgcccAGGCCTACGCCCACCccatcgacggcatcgccgcgGACTACACGCCGAGCGCGACCGCGGGCTCCGCCGTGACCggcaccgacggcgccggcgtcgccgtcaagaCGGGGGAGAACGCCGCGCCGCATCGGGGCGGCAactcgagggcggcctttGTGATTGGGTTCCTGCTCGCGAGCCTGGTGGCTTGGTAG